One window of the Cherax quadricarinatus isolate ZL_2023a chromosome 1, ASM3850222v1, whole genome shotgun sequence genome contains the following:
- the LOC128690428 gene encoding uncharacterized protein translates to MVLVRVTSTQRALTSIIFCLLHAAAATPTPNSTHSGTLEGVDDSIPSLHATSASIDRYESELPRDWLQSERICSPFDLMEDHFRHYASIPLLLLTLSRKDSCEELERERQVVELDSHHNLFPEWLVDATVAGECPWELVIRDFIPGTVPPSIIEVVCLCDGHHCSRGGDFQCTPVTRNVKIWTSEPLYLGVFRPRIVTVTTACVCAQRQIPRGGEAELGLVH, encoded by the coding sequence ATGGTGCTCGTGAGAGTCACATCCACACAGCGTGCACTTACATCAATTATATTCTGCCTTCTGCATGCTGCCGCTGCCACGCCAACCCCCAACAGCACCCACAGCGGTACTCTCGAAGGCGTCGACGACAGTATTCCTTCACTTCATGCAACGTCTGCGTCGATTGACAGATACGAGTCAGAACTCCCCAGGGACTGGCTACAATCTGAGAGAATTTGTTCCCCGTTTGACTTAATGGAGGATCACTTCAGACATTATGCTTCAATACCATTGTTGTTATTAACTCTGAGTCGCAAGGATTCTTGCgaggagctggagagagagagacaagtggTGGAACTGGACAGCCACCATAACCTGTTTCCTGAGTGGCTTGTGGACGCTACTGTCGCTGGGGAGTGCCCCTGGGAGCTGGTGATACGAGACTTCATTCCCGGGACTGTGCCACCTTCCATTATAGAagtagtgtgtctgtgtgacgGTCACCACTGCTCACGTGGAGGTGACTTCCAGTGCACTCCCGTCACACGTAACGTCAAAATATGGACCAGCGAACCTCTTTACCTGGGTGTGTTTCGACCGCGGATAGTGACGGTGACgacagcgtgtgtgtgtgctcaaaGGCAGATTCCTCGAGGCGGGGAAGCAGAACTTGGCTTGGTACACTAG